ctctctctctctctctctctctctctctctctctctctctctccctctctatcttgctctccctctctctcgctccctctctcagaGCCAGATGTCCTGGATGAAACGTGAATAAAGCGGAAATAGCTGTAGGATGAAAACATGGCCGCGCCCGGTCTCGCACCCCCAGGACCTGACAGCTTCAAGCTGTTCACCCCCGAGTCGCTCCTTACTATCGAGGAGCGCCAATTCCAGGAGAAGATCAAGAAAAAGCCCAAGCCCAAGTCTGACAGCAGTCACCgcgaggaagaagaggaagaacccATGCCCAACGGTGATCTGGAGGCGGGGAAgtccctccctttcatctacgGGGACATCCCTAATGGGCTGGTGGCGGTACCACTGGAGGACTTGGACCCTTATTATATGAATGAGAAAGTGAGTTCCTACGCCACTCAATCCCACACAGGGCTCGACATGACAAAGGGATCAAACTACCTCTCCTGCAGTGAGAAGTTAGGGGTTGGAGGGTTGTGGGGTAGGATGAGATGGGTCAGAGGTTTGAAAGTAGTACTGGTATAATATCTGTTTAGAAAAATTATTTGAGGAAGGAACAAATGGATTGTACTATACTCAAATCTTTGTAGCTTGCCTTTTAAATGTATACTGCTTATGACTGTTATAAGTCCTAATGTGTGTCCCCTATATTAAGCTTTAACCACGTTTATGAATGAAATGTTAAGCTTATGGGGTAAGTATAAGGAAAAAACACTACCATGGCTTGGCTATGAGTACATTTAAAAACAAACTATCTATAGGAAACTtgattaaccttttactgcaggaGACTAaaccagggtcacacagagtgtttcttggtcgtcttaa
This genomic window from Oncorhynchus nerka isolate Pitt River linkage group LG2, Oner_Uvic_2.0, whole genome shotgun sequence contains:
- the LOC135572924 gene encoding sodium channel protein type 8 subunit alpha-like, giving the protein MAAPGLAPPGPDSFKLFTPESLLTIEERQFQEKIKKKPKPKSDSSHREEEEEEPMPNGDLEAGKSLPFIYGDIPNGLVAVPLEDLDPYYMNEKTFIVLNKGKTIFRFHATDSLYVISPFSLFRRIAIKILIHSYPFKWCIVLL